TGGGACAGACATGAGGAGAATTGTCAGTCCCTATTTTCGCTCTCATCTTCTCGTGAGCGAAGCTAACGTCTCCGACGTGCTCTTTCTCGGTTTTTACAGCGACCAACGGGGTTTCGTTCTTAAGCGTTCACCGGCTCCTAGCCCGCGAAGCGGAACTGGCCACCGAAGGTGACTGGCCTCTGCCGGAGGCAGAGACTGGCCAGGCGGAGCCTGACTGGCCTGCATCAGCAGACTGGCTGTGAAGATCTAAGGAATCAGATCAGGAGAACGCCATAGTCACCATATCAGAAGGCGACAGCGATCCCAAACAGGCCCCCATCTGGACTTGAAGTGCTTTCTGCAAATGGAATGTCGATTTCGAAATAGAATTTTCCGTTGGTTAGAAATAGACCTGGAATCACACCCACCTCATTCGCCACAAAAAGCTGGAGTTTTGCCCCTACCATCCAGTCTTGTAAATAGATTCCAGCCATCGGCGATATTCTAAGGAAAGGTATGAAATAATCATCGCCACTAATTCCGCTAGGTCTCTTTCCAAAGAAGACTCCACCGCTCATGTGAATTGCTGCGTTTCTCAAACCTGGAATTCCAAGTTTTGCTCCTGCTTCAACGGTTGCTGCCGGGGCAGATATGAAGATGCTTGGAATGGCCACTCTCAATGAACCTTCGAGATACTCGGTCAATCCCATCCTTGCAAGATATTGGAAACTCCAGGGAGCGACAACCAATTCATCAAATGCTACGATAAGATCCATTCCGACTGCCTGTTTCAGTGTACCCCTGGGCAGAATTTCCGGCTCCATCATTAGAGCCATTGGCACGCAACCAGACATGATGATCGTAACAATCAGAATCAATAGAAACCACTTCATCTTTTCACTCCTCAACTCCCTCTAGAATCATGAAGGAGGATTTGAAGATCTCGAATTTCTCAGGAGGCGAAGGCACTTCACTTTTGTCATGCAAGAAGAGGACAAACTCAAGCATTCTTCCATAGGGTATAAGAGAGGTTCCTTGATCTTGAAAACCCTTTTCCGCATAGGCACTTTCAATCGCATCGAGGATCTCAGCCGTACTGTACAGAACAAGTGAGGGAATCTCTAGAATGGAAGCTAACTCATCAACCAGAACAATCATAGGATCATCCCTCTTGTAGATCTTTCCGAGGGATGATAGTAACTCAGAATAGAACCTGTCGGGATCCTCCCAGTCTTGAAGATCACTGGCGATCTCTATAGCGACCCTTTTCTCATCTTTAGATAGAGAATCAAACATTTCTTTGAATACGTCTCGATCTTCGAAGATATATGTGTACTCACCTTTCAGAAGGCCGAAAGCAGCGAGCGTATCGAGATAACCCTCTTCTATCTGCAACCTCGTCTTTTCAGCGTCGAAATCCAAGGTACTCCCGTACATTACTCTCGGTCTTATATGAATTAGATTCGCCCCGGCAAGGAATGCTTGAAGTTTTGCAATTCTATCTCTGAGGGCAATTCTACCAATATCGACAAGAATGATCTCTCTGAAGCCTCTTTCCAATGCCATCTCGACTGGCTGATTCGAATAGACACCACCATCCACAAAGGCTTTGCCATCGATCACCACCGTCCTGAAACCAGGAAAATCTGCACTCGCCATTATGTATTCAATCAACGACCCTTGAGGAATATCTTCAATGAAAAGCATCTCTGGCCTAAGATCGGTTAGATCAAACGTAACGAGCCCAAAGTCAATCGAAGAGCTCCTGACCGACTCTTCAGAAATCAGCGTACGCAAGAGCTCCTTAAGCGGCGTCACATCTATTCCCTGGTTTATCACGTCGACTGCTCCCTGATAAAGCTCTCCCAGACTCCAGTCAACTCCTCCACCGTACGCCTCAATCAGCTTTTTCTCGGCCTCAGTCGGTTTCATCACACTCTCTTCTGAGATATCTCTCCACACGTTCAGAGCCTTGTCAAAATCTCCCTGGGCTACTGCAGCTGCATTCAGGGAGCCAACAGAAGTTCCATAGACTCCCCCAATTTCCATTCCTAGATCAAGAAGAGCTTTCCAGGCACCAATTTCATAACCGCCCTTCGCTCCTCCTCCCGAAAGGACGACGCCTACACTACTCGAATAAAGCATTAGGGGAATCATGAAAACAATAACTATAAGAAGTCTCTTCACTGACAACACCTCTCTTTAATGGCTTCCATAGAGGGATAATAGCATTATTAACACTAAAATAGAAAGCGAGAGAAAATATCTCGCCTTTTCAATCAAGAAAAGAGATGATAAGGGGAATCGTTATCATAGAAAAGAGAGTTGAAGATGCAATGAGTTTCGAGGAAAGCTCGTAATCAGAGTCGAAAATCCTTGCAAAGATAGATGTGTTTGCTGCGGCAGGCATTGCGCTCATGATTATTAATATCTTCTCCACCATCGTGGGCATTTCGACGGCAGACAAAAGAAAGAAAACAATCACCGGCGCAATGCACAACTTCACAAGACTGTAGAAGATAACAGTTCTGCTTTTCAATATCGTGGAGAGTTTTGCGCTCGCCAAAATGATCCCTGCAACTACCATGGCTAAAGGAACTGTGCTTTGTCCCAGAAGAGCAAGAGCTTCATCAAGAAACAGCGGAAGCTTCAACGGAGTGAAAAAGAGAATCAGACCGATGAATACCGAAATCATTCCAGGATTGAGAAAAGCCTTTCTTGTCGAAGAGCCCGCTTCACGTGACATAATTCGCACTCCTACAGTCCATGTAAGAACATTGAACCAGATATTGAAGACCGCGCTGTAAAAGACACCTTCCTTCCCGATAATTAGTTCGACAACGGGGTATCCCATGTAAGCAACGTTTCCAAATAGGACTGCATAGAGAAAGACGCTTCTCGTATCTCCGGTTAGCCTAAGAATCTTTGATGAGACTACTCCCATAAGCCAGAGAATCAGATACAAGGCTCCTCCAGCTATTAACAATATTACGGAGTTAGAAAACATCTCGTAAGAGTATTCAAAATTCATCGAATCTACTATCAGAGCAGGAAGAGTTACGTAAAGAACGAATCTGGAAACTCCCTTCGTGAACAGATCGTCAACCAGATTAGTTCTCCTCAATATGAAGCCAATTCCTATCAAGACAAAGAAAGTAAGCACTTTCGAGACGATTTCAGTCATTAAGAGGATTATAAACCAGCATACTAAAGAATCAAACAAGGAGAAGAGATTAGATGGCTATTAACAGCTTGAATTAGGAACAGCGGAGAACAGAGTGATTACATAAATGACTCAGAATTGTGATAAACTAGTCTCGTTAAACATTATGCTTTCCTTTTCGATATCCGGGTTATCCGGCTTCTATTTCGGTCACCAGAAATTAATGATTAAAGGATGCCTATCGGGCAGCCTCAATTCCTAATAAAAGGGGGTTTTTGAATGCGTAAAGCACTATTAGTTCTGCTGGTAGTTCTTGTAAGCGCGGCGTTTATGTTTGCCGTGGATTTTCACATCGGCGTTGTAACCGGAACTGTCTCCCAGTCCGAAGATGACCTTAGAGGCGCCGAAGCGCTGATCAAGAAATATGGAGACGCTGCTTCCGGTGGGATGATCGTACATCTTACCTACCCTGACAACTTCATGTCCGAGCAGGAGACCGTTATCGCACAGATTACCGGTCTCGCAGATGATCCTCTGATGAAGGCTATCATTGTGAACCAGGCTATTCCTGGAACAGTCGAGAGCTTCAGAAGAATCAGGGAAACAAGACCTGATATCATTCTTCTGGCCGGTCTTCCTCACGAAGATCCCCCAATGCTTGCCGATGCAGCCCATCTGTCAGTAAACGCTGACTCGCTGGCACGTGGCTACCTGATAATCTACACGGCCAAGCAGCTGGGCGCCGAGAAGTTTATGCACATCTCATTCCCAAGGCACATGTCTTACGAACTTCTTTCCAAGAGAAGAGACATTATGAGAGCAGCTTGTGAAGAACTCGGTCTCGAGTTCATCGACATGGGTTCGCCGGACCCTGTCAGTGACGTTGGAGTAGCCGGTGCACAGCAGTTCATTCTTGAGAAAGTCCCCGCCTGGCTCGATGAGTATGGAGTAAACACTGCATTCTTCTGTACGAACGATGCCCACACAGAACCTCTTCTCAAGAGAGTTGCCGAACTTGGCGGTTATTTCATCGAAGCCGACCTGCCCTCTCCTTTGATGGGTTATCCCGGATCACTTGGCGTATCCTTTACCGAAGAGGAAACTGGCAACTGGCCAGCAATTCTTGCCAAGGTGGAAGAAGCCGTTGTAGATAAGGGTGGAGCAGGAAGAATGGGAACATGGGCCTACTCGCTTGGTTACACAACAACCGCAGCGCTTGCAGAGCATGCAAAGAATGTCATTGAAGGCAAATGTGAAGTTGACGACTTCGATGCAGTCATGGCTGCTTTTGCTGAATACACACCTGGCGCGGCGTGGAATGGAAGCTATTACGTTGATGCCGATGGAATTGATCAGGAAAATTATCTCTTGATCTATCAGGATACCTACATATTTGGCAAAGGTTACATGGGTATCACTGAAGTGGAGGTTCCTGAGAAATTTCTGAACTTCTAAGCTGAATAACGTCAAGAGGGGGGGCAACCCCCCCTTTTCTTGATTCTTTCTAACCTTCGGTATTTGGGGTGAAGTCATGGACGAAAAGCAATATCTGCTAAGAATGGAGAGCATCAGCAAGGACTTCTTTGGAAATCAAGTTCTTAAAGATGTGACCCTAAGAGTTGGAAAGGGCGAGATCATTGGACTGGTCGGCGAGAACGGAGCTGGTAAGTCCACCTTAATGAATATCCTCTTCGGGTTGTCAGTTATTCACGAGACGGGTGGCTTCCAGGGGAAGATATTTCTTGAAGATAACGAAGTGAATTTTGCCAGTCCATTTGAAGCTATTGAAGCCGGTATTGGAATGGTACACCAAGAGTTCATTCTGATTCCAGGTTTCACTGCAACAGAGAATATTCTTCTGAACAGAGAGTCTACTAATTACAATATCTTTGTTGAGGTTTTTGGAGAAAGACTTCGCACTCTCGATAGAGAAGAGATGCACAAGAGAGCCGTAACTGCAATCGAAAAGCTTGAGGTCCAACTTGATCCAGACATGCTGGTAAGCGAAATGCCGGTTGGCCACAGGCAGTTTACTGAAATTGCAAGAGAGATGGACAGAAAATCGACCAAGCTTCTAGTTCTTGACGAGCCTACTGCAGTTCTCACGGAATCGGAAGCCGACACCATGTTGAAGGCTGCAAGAAAGCTTGCCGACTTAGGCCTGTCGATAATCTTCATAACCCACAGGCTCAGCGAGGTTTTGGAGATAGCTGATCGGCTGATTGTGTTGAGAGACGGCCAGGTGGTTCGTGAGCTGGAGTCATCCAAGACCACTCCGAGAGAGGTTGCTTCTCTTATGGTCGGTAGAGAGATAAAAGACGCTAGTTCTGTGCGTTCAAAGGACAGTGAAGAGTCTGAAATTGTTCTGGACATAAAGGATCTCTGGGTCGACATGCCTGGAGAACAGGTTAACGGCGTCAACCTCCAAGTGCACAAGGGAGAGATTCTCGGAATTGGCGGCCTTGCAGGTCAAGGA
This Mesotoga sp. BH458_6_3_2_1 DNA region includes the following protein-coding sequences:
- a CDS encoding patatin-like phospholipase family protein: MKRLLIVIVFMIPLMLYSSSVGVVLSGGGAKGGYEIGAWKALLDLGMEIGGVYGTSVGSLNAAAVAQGDFDKALNVWRDISEESVMKPTEAEKKLIEAYGGGVDWSLGELYQGAVDVINQGIDVTPLKELLRTLISEESVRSSSIDFGLVTFDLTDLRPEMLFIEDIPQGSLIEYIMASADFPGFRTVVIDGKAFVDGGVYSNQPVEMALERGFREIILVDIGRIALRDRIAKLQAFLAGANLIHIRPRVMYGSTLDFDAEKTRLQIEEGYLDTLAAFGLLKGEYTYIFEDRDVFKEMFDSLSKDEKRVAIEIASDLQDWEDPDRFYSELLSSLGKIYKRDDPMIVLVDELASILEIPSLVLYSTAEILDAIESAYAEKGFQDQGTSLIPYGRMLEFVLFLHDKSEVPSPPEKFEIFKSSFMILEGVEE
- a CDS encoding AEC family transporter, with translation MTEIVSKVLTFFVLIGIGFILRRTNLVDDLFTKGVSRFVLYVTLPALIVDSMNFEYSYEMFSNSVILLIAGGALYLILWLMGVVSSKILRLTGDTRSVFLYAVLFGNVAYMGYPVVELIIGKEGVFYSAVFNIWFNVLTWTVGVRIMSREAGSSTRKAFLNPGMISVFIGLILFFTPLKLPLFLDEALALLGQSTVPLAMVVAGIILASAKLSTILKSRTVIFYSLVKLCIAPVIVFFLLSAVEMPTMVEKILIIMSAMPAAANTSIFARIFDSDYELSSKLIASSTLFSMITIPLIISFLD
- a CDS encoding DUF3798 domain-containing protein, encoding MRKALLVLLVVLVSAAFMFAVDFHIGVVTGTVSQSEDDLRGAEALIKKYGDAASGGMIVHLTYPDNFMSEQETVIAQITGLADDPLMKAIIVNQAIPGTVESFRRIRETRPDIILLAGLPHEDPPMLADAAHLSVNADSLARGYLIIYTAKQLGAEKFMHISFPRHMSYELLSKRRDIMRAACEELGLEFIDMGSPDPVSDVGVAGAQQFILEKVPAWLDEYGVNTAFFCTNDAHTEPLLKRVAELGGYFIEADLPSPLMGYPGSLGVSFTEEETGNWPAILAKVEEAVVDKGGAGRMGTWAYSLGYTTTAALAEHAKNVIEGKCEVDDFDAVMAAFAEYTPGAAWNGSYYVDADGIDQENYLLIYQDTYIFGKGYMGITEVEVPEKFLNF
- a CDS encoding sugar ABC transporter ATP-binding protein; the protein is MDEKQYLLRMESISKDFFGNQVLKDVTLRVGKGEIIGLVGENGAGKSTLMNILFGLSVIHETGGFQGKIFLEDNEVNFASPFEAIEAGIGMVHQEFILIPGFTATENILLNRESTNYNIFVEVFGERLRTLDREEMHKRAVTAIEKLEVQLDPDMLVSEMPVGHRQFTEIAREMDRKSTKLLVLDEPTAVLTESEADTMLKAARKLADLGLSIIFITHRLSEVLEIADRLIVLRDGQVVRELESSKTTPREVASLMVGREIKDASSVRSKDSEESEIVLDIKDLWVDMPGEQVNGVNLQVHKGEILGIGGLAGQGKLGISNGVMGLFPAEGEVHYKGEILPLNNPVSVLSKGIAFVSEDRRGVGLLLDEPIDLNIVFTAMQIQGRFIKNFLGGLVKWRDEKEISRVAREYVDSLQIKCVSEKQEAKELSGGNQQKVCLAKAFVLEPDLLFVSEPTRGIDVGAKSVVLETLRRQNREHGTTIIMTSSELEELRSICDRIAIVSEGKIFGILPPTADPADFGLLMLGEQEEVKSGV